The DNA segment AACGATCACAGCGGTGGTGGAGCAGGATTTGGTCATGGATGGCCTGATCAGCAAAGCCAAGCCTGAGGCCCTCGCCCAGATCCCGTGGTTGCATCCGCATTTCGTGGATGCAGATGGACGGATGTTGGCGCTGGTCCAATGCTTTGTGATTGAAATCGACGGCAAGATAATCGTGGTCGACACATGCGTTGGCGATGAGAAAGATTTGCCCAGCGATCCGGCATGGCATCGCCAACATTTTGGACTGCTTCGAAAATTTGCCGATGCTGGGTTTGATCCGGCGGCAGTGGACATGGTGTTGTGCACGCATTTGCACCTGGATCATGTGGGCATCAACACGCAATTGATCGACGGCGAATGGGTGCCAACCTTCCCCAACGCTCGATATCTTTTTGCACGGACGGAATACGAACATTGGGAAGCGGAGGCGAAGAAAGACCCCGTTGATCCCAGCACATTGGAACGTCCATTTGACCGTTATCAGGCTGGTTTTCAGGCGACACAGAAACGCGTGCATGAACAATCGGTAGAGCCTGTGATGCAAGCCGGTTTGGCGGAATTGGTTGATCCGCCGTGTGAACCCATTCCCGGCATTCAGCTGGTCCCAACCACGGGGCACACGCCGGGTCATGTCAGCGTGGCTGTGCATTCCCAAGGGGAAGCCGCGTTGATCACGGGCGATGCATTCCATCACCCATGCCAGATTGCTCGGGCCGATTGGGCCACTGTCGCGGATTATGACCGCGCCGAATCGTCCGCCACCCGTGCGCGCATGTTGGAAGAATTGGGCGCATCGGGCGCTTTGATGCTGGGCACTCATTTTGCGCGGCCAACCGGCGGGCGCGTTGTGCGAGACGGAGACAGTTGGAAGATGGAAGTATGATTGCCGCCGATGAACTATTGCTTGGTCTAGAGCGGGTTTGCGCGCGCGCTGGCATTGGTGCGCCATCAACGCCGCAACGCCTAACGGGCGGGGCCACTATGGAAAGTTGGCGCTTTGCATGCGGGGCCGATGCCTATGTTCTGCGCCGCGCGCCCAGCCTTGAATTTATGGAAGGCCGACCGTTTGGCCACGACGTCGAAGCCGCCATCATCCGCGCCGCGTTTGCAAAGGGGGTGACCGCACCAGAAGTTGTGGCGGAATTAACTCCGGACGACGACATCGGCAGCGGATTTGTTATGCGCGCATTGCCCGGCACGCCCAATCCAAAAGAAATTTTGGCGATGGATGACGCGGCGGGATTGTTGAAGGAGGCGGCGCGCGATCTGGCGCGGACTCATTCTATTGGTCGCACCGACTTGCCCGGCGCCGTACCAGTGATGGATTATAGAGAGGCTATCGCTGATCTTAAATCGCAGTTTTACGAAGCTGGCGGCGATCGCCCGATCATCGCGCTGGGCCTGAAATGGATGGAGGACAATTGCCCCGACCCATGCGATCCGGTTCTAATCCACGGCGATTACAGGATGGGCAATCTTTTGGCAGAACCCGGCAAGCTGACCGGCGTGCTCGATTGGGAGCTGGCCCATTTCGGCGACCCGCATGAAGATCTGGCGTTTGGCTGTATGGCGGTGTGGCGGTTCGCCCGGTACGATCGCCCCG comes from the Erythrobacter sp. Alg231-14 genome and includes:
- a CDS encoding phosphotransferase, giving the protein MIAADELLLGLERVCARAGIGAPSTPQRLTGGATMESWRFACGADAYVLRRAPSLEFMEGRPFGHDVEAAIIRAAFAKGVTAPEVVAELTPDDDIGSGFVMRALPGTPNPKEILAMDDAAGLLKEAARDLARTHSIGRTDLPGAVPVMDYREAIADLKSQFYEAGGDRPIIALGLKWMEDNCPDPCDPVLIHGDYRMGNLLAEPGKLTGVLDWELAHFGDPHEDLAFGCMAVWRFARYDRPALGLGSLEEYFAAYEAESGVKIDRDRFRYWMIHRTVWWAMGCLRMAEQWRTGADRMLERVVISRRTSEQELDLLMLLEEDAPAEERRPALEIEDILDDEDGEASNGEIATAISEWLSTIKDKMEGHDRFQLAVARNALGMIARDDSILAFSSDLQLADEISDGEKSLETPGLLTQLRLDGLNKLLGDVPKYPALDAAGEKWLGENEWTSQSHKNCRIIWPNSTPL
- a CDS encoding MBL fold metallo-hydrolase; translation: MSDALAQWQIGHATITAVVEQDLVMDGLISKAKPEALAQIPWLHPHFVDADGRMLALVQCFVIEIDGKIIVVDTCVGDEKDLPSDPAWHRQHFGLLRKFADAGFDPAAVDMVLCTHLHLDHVGINTQLIDGEWVPTFPNARYLFARTEYEHWEAEAKKDPVDPSTLERPFDRYQAGFQATQKRVHEQSVEPVMQAGLAELVDPPCEPIPGIQLVPTTGHTPGHVSVAVHSQGEAALITGDAFHHPCQIARADWATVADYDRAESSATRARMLEELGASGALMLGTHFARPTGGRVVRDGDSWKMEV